A single Vigna radiata var. radiata cultivar VC1973A chromosome 8, Vradiata_ver6, whole genome shotgun sequence DNA region contains:
- the LOC106769925 gene encoding uncharacterized protein LOC106769925, which translates to MPPMKIQPIPVDSQKLAVVRNDPVKPVLKSRLKRLFVFDRQFPNVLKTSSSSSSSDKPAAGEPPQSNGREVAAEFEPSSVCLDKMVQSFIEESNEKPAPTTAKCGRNRCNCFNGNSNDSSDEELDIFGESISSGSFGEASDALKSLIPCASVVERNLLADTSKIVDNNSKVYKRKDDLRKIVTESLSSLGYDSSICTSKWDKTPTFPAGEYEYIDVIVEGERLIIDIDFRSEFDIARSTGTYKAILQSLPFIFVGKSDRLCQIVASVSEAAKQSLKKKGMHVPPWRKADYMLAKWLSNSCTRVNPPSSSSSNVNGSTENLSVGDGAAAESDCGELELIFGEKISSPGLEICCSGERNLPPVATPSWQPPALKVRSLERGTKVVTGLASLLKDKP; encoded by the exons ATGCCTCCAATGAAGATCCAACCCATACCTGTGGATTCACAGAAGCTAGCGGTGGTTCGGAACGACCCCGTTAAGCCGGTGCTGAAGTCTCGCTTGAAAAGGCTTTTCGTGTTTGACCGTCAGTTTCCAAATGTCCTCAAgacttcctcctcctcctcctcctcggATAAACCTGCTGCCGGGGAGCCTCCTCAGTCCAACGGTAGAGAAGTGGCTGCGGAGTTCGAGCCCAGCTCCGTCTGCCTGGACAAAATGGTGCAGAGCTTCATAGAGGAGAGCAACGAGAAACCGGCTCCGACCACCGCAAAATGTGGTCGCAACCGCTGCAACTGCTTTAACGGCAACAGCAACGACAGCTCCGACGAGGAACTCGACATCTTTGGCGAATCTATTTCCTCTGGCTCGTTCGGCGAAGCCAGTGACGCTCTCAAG AGCTTGATTCCTTGTGCGAGTGTGGTGGAGAGAAACCTCCTAGCTGACACATCcaagattgttgacaacaacAGCAAGGTCTACAAGCGAAAAGACGATTTAAGGAAGATCGTTACCGAAAGCCTCTCGTCTCTCGGTTATGATTCCTCCATATGTACATCAAAATGGGACAAAACCCCAACCTTCCCTGCTG GTGAATATGAATACATCGATGTGATTGTGGAAGGTGAGAGGTTGATAATTGATATCGATTTCCGATCGGAGTTCGACATAGCACGATCCACAGGGACATACAAGGCCATCCTTCAGTCCCTGCCGTTCATTTTCGTCGGGAAATCGGATCGTCTTTGCCAGATCGTAGCCTCTGTGTCGGAGGCGGCGAAGCAGAGCTTGAAGAAGAAAGGGATGCATGTTCCGCCCTGGAGGAAGGCGGACTACATGTTAGCCAAGTGGCTCTCCAACTCCTGCACCAGGGTGAATCCGCcgtcttcctcttcctctaaCGTCAATGGGTCGACGGAGAACTTGAGCGTCGGCGACGGTGCTGCGGCCGAGAGTGATTGTGGTGAATTAGAACTGATCTTCGGCGAAAAAATATCGTCGCCGGGGTTGGAGATTTGTTGCAGTGGCGAGAGGAACTTGCCTCCGGTTGCGACTCCGTCGTGGCAGCCACCTGCATTGAAAGTGAGGAGTCTTGAGAGAGGAACGAAGGTGGTCACCGGATTAGCCTCTCTTCTCAAGGACAAGCCATAA
- the LOC106772798 gene encoding protein EXORDIUM-like 5 produces MPLFPNLLFFLFLLIGVCNCRTATKNEEGHMQMQTQTLNTNPTLFNPQVPPLRTLSSSKRFEGSSEFVKLKYHMGPVLSSPINIYLIWYGKWPQSQKLLIKDFLLSISASDRRAAPSPSVSDWWQTVSLYTDQTGANISRSVSIAGEYSDLLYSHGTHLTRLSVQEVIATAVRAKPFPVDHRNGIYLILTAEDVTMEDFCRAVCGFHYFTFPSKVGYTLPYAWVGNSGKQCPEVCAYPFAVPGYMGGGGPGHLTPPNGDVGVDGMISVIGHELAELSSNPLVNAWYAGEDPTAPTEIGDLCEGLYGTGGGGGYIGSVMKDGEGRTFNINGRNGRKFLVQWIWSPVLKACAGPNALD; encoded by the coding sequence ATGCCATTATTCCCCAACTTGCTCTTCTTTCTGTTCCTGCTAATTGGTGTGTGCAATTGCAGAACTGCAACAAAAAATGAAGAGGGGCATATGCAAATGCAGACACAAACCCTTAACACAAACCCAACTCTCTTCAACCCGCAGGTCCCACCCCTCCGAACCCTCTCTTCCTCCAAGCGATTCGAGGGTTCCTCGGAGTTCGTCAAGCTCAAATATCACATGGGGCCGGTGTTGTCTTCCCCGATCAACATCTACCTCATCTGGTACGGCAAGTGGCCCCAATCGCAGAAGCTTCTCATTAAGGACTTCCTCCTTTCAATCTCCGCCTCCGATCGCCGGGCCGCCCCCTCTCCCTCCGTCTCCGACTGGTGGCAAACTGTCTCCCTCTACACCGACCAGACCGGCGCCAACATCTCCCGCTCCGTCTCCATCGCCGGCGAGTATTCCGACCTCCTCTACTCCCACGGCACGCACCTCACGCGCCTATCAGTGCAGGAGGTCATCGCGACCGCCGTCCGCGCCAAGCCCTTCCCCGTAGATCATCGCAACGGGATCTACCTGATCCTCACGGCCGAGGACGTCACCATGGAGGACTTCTGCCGCGCCGTCTGCGGCTTCCACTACTTCACCTTCCCCTCCAAGGTCGGCTACACCCTCCCCTACGCCTGGGTTGGGAACTCCGGCAAGCAGTGCCCGGAAGTGTGCGCCTACCCCTTTGCCGTCCCCGGATACATGGGCGGAGGCGGCCCCGGCCACCTCACTCCGCCCAATGGCGACGTGGGCGTGGACGGCATGATCAGCGTCATCGGGCACGAGCTGGCCGAGCTCTCCTCTAACCCCCTGGTGAACGCCTGGTACGCCGGCGAGGACCCGACCGCACCCACCGAGATCGGTGACCTCTGCGAGGGCTTGTACGGAACGGGTGGTGGAGGTGGTTATATCGGGTCCGTCATGAAAGATGGAGAAGGAAGAACGTTCAATATAAACGGTAGAAACGGAAGAAAGTTTCTGGTGCAGTGGATTTGGAGCCCCGTTTTGAAGGCTTGTGCTGGCCCCAATGCTTTAGATTGA
- the LOC106772416 gene encoding 3-ketoacyl-CoA synthase 11, with product MADQTRDSGTVSVQPSPERRKLPNFLLSVRLKYVKLGYHYVISNAMYLLLIPFIGVASAHLSTFSYQDVAQLWENLKFNLVSVTLCSSLIVFLVTFYFMSRPRGVYLVDFACYKPEPDCTCTRETFMDRSAKTGVFSEENLAFQKKILERSGLGQKTYLPPAILSLPPNPCMAEARKEAEQVMFGAIDQLLAKTGVKAKDIGILVVNCSLFNPTPSLSAMIVNHYKLRGNIQSYNLGGMGCSAGLISIDLAKQLLQVHPNSYALVVSMENITLNWYFGNNRSMLVSNCLFRMGGAAVLLSNRSSDRRRAKYQLIHTVRTHKGADDKCYGCVFQEEDEKKTIGVALSKDLMAVAGEALKTNITTLGPLVLPMSEQLLFFATLVARKVFKMKIKPYIPDFKLAFEHFCIHAGGRAVLDELEKNLELSDWHMEPSRMTLNRFGNTSSSSLWYELAYTEAKGRIRKGDRTWQIAFGSGFKCNSAVWRALRTINPAKEKNPWMDEIHDFPVHVPKVATIGSS from the exons ATGGCAGATCAAACCCGGGATTCAGGAACCGTTTCCGTTCAACCTTCACCTGAAAGAAGGAAGCTTCCCAACTTTCTGCTATCTGTCAGACTTAAGTATGTCAAGCTTGGCTACCACTATGTAATCTCCAATGCTATGTACCTTTTGCTTATACCCTTTATTGGGGTAGCTTCTGCTCATCTGTCAACTTTCTCTTACCAAGATGTTGCTCAATTATGGGAAAACCTAAAGTTCAATCTTGTCTCGGTCACTCTATGTTCTAGTCTCATAGTGTTCCTTGTTACCTTTTACTTCATGAGCCGTCCAAGAGGTGTTTACTTGGTGGACTTTGCCTGTTACAAACCAGAGCCGGACTGCACTTGCACAAGGGAGACTTTCATGGACCGCTCTGCGAAAACCGGGGTGTTTTCAGAGGAGAACTTGGCCTTTCAGAAGAAAATACTTGAGAGGTCTGGTTTGGGGCAGAAGACATACTTGCCTCCGGCAATCTTGAGTCTCCCACCAAACCCCTGTATGGCTGAAGCAAGGAAAGAAGCGGAGCAAGTAATGTTTGGAGCTATTGACCAGCTTCTGGCAAAAACTGGGGTTAAGGCAAAGGATATTGGGATTTTGGTGGTGAATTGTAGCTTGTTCAACCCCACACCATCTCTCTCTGCAATGATTGTGAACCACTACAAGTTGAGAGGGAACATCCAAAGTTATAATCTTGGTGGCATGGGTTGCAGCGCTGGCCTTATCTCCATAGACCTTGCCAAGCAGCTCCTCCAG GTTCATCCAAATTCTTATGCCTTAGTGGTAAGCATGGAGAATATCACTCTGAACTGGTATTTTGGCAACAACCGGTCAATGCTTGTTTCAAATTGTCTGTTCAGAATGGGTGGAGCAGCAGTCCTTCTCTCCAACAGGTCTTCTGATCGCAGAAGAGCCAAATACCAATTGATCCACACAGTGCGTACTCATAAGGGTGCAGATGACAAATGCTACGGTTGCGTTTTCCAAGAAGAGGATGAGAAGAAAACAATTGGTGTGGCACTCTCAAAGGACTTAATGGCTGTTGCTGGAGAAGCCCTGAAGACCAATATCACAACACTTGGGCCATTAGTACTTCCGATGTCAGAGCAGCTTTTGTTTTTCGCAACTTTGGTGGCTAGAAAAGTGTTCAAGATGAAGATAAAGCCCTACATCCCTGACTTCAAGCTAGCTTTTGAGCACTTTTGCATCCATGCTGGAGGAAGAGCAGTGTTGGATGAGTTGGAGAAGAATCTGGAGCTGAGTGATTGGCACATGGAGCCATCCAGAATGACTCTGAATAGGTTTGGTAACACTTCTAGCAGTTCCTTGTGGTATGAACTGGCCTACACTGAAGCTAAAGGGAGAATCAGAAAAGGTGACAGGACTTGGCAGATAGCATTTGGCTCTGGCTTCAAGTGCAACAGTGCCGTGTGGCGTGCATTGAGGACCATTAATCCTGCCAAAGAGAAAAATCCTTGGATGGATGAGATTCACGACTTTCCTGTTCATGTGCCTAAAGTGGCAACCATTGGTTCCTCCTAG
- the LOC106772470 gene encoding U-box domain-containing protein 44 encodes MVGLELVPIGTILTLVTSQILKTAQAASDVLVGKESFKALSKHLFDIEPVLKELQLQELNDSQAARVALESLEADVKKANNLVEKYRNRGRFYLLIKCRSIVEEVEQVTRDIGKSLAALSIANTEVLSRISDQVNRLQNEMQRVEFEASQSQIQIVDKLNQGLREQKLDQAFANDMLEEIARAVGVPVEPSEISKELASIRKEKEEASERKERAECVLLDQIIQLLSRADAARDYEEVERQYFERVKVIERYGSREKYIPPLNSFHCSITGAVMEDPVSLCTGTTCERHAIETWFYDGNRKDPETKEVLEDTTLRSNIPLRQSIEEWRELNYCLTIRSIRENLLSSSDLQESLTQMQDLVRKNSINKDWISIGELTDIVISILGNSDDKEVKRKILITLKDAVEGNTRNKEKVAESQGWDHILSCLGSDSSISKEAIDLLYELLQEQSGWNQYLCKKLCENRTAVWSLVALLKNLSSQSSEVAEKILMKLFELNEETITIAANFGWYKPLVDRMIEGPDSRISMTKAIVNLELNASNLKILGNEGVIPPLLEMLSGSAESKDLSLSALIKLAGSHGNKGIIAASGGVPLILDLMFSPRTRAFIIIKCSEIIEKLSSNGDGIDFFVDGEGKQLELDSIITKVLALQQSSSLGPNIRKPALRALLGICKFETDLVKKAILAANGVSLILPLLDDPDSEIRETSIILLYLFSQHEPEGVVEYLFKPRRLEALIGFLENEENDNVQMAAAGLLANLPKSERELTMKLIELGGLDAIISILKTGKMEAKENALSALFRFTDPTNIESQQDLVKRGIYPLLVDFLNTGSVTAKARAAAFIGDLSISTPKLTVIPKPTGCWLFRSSRVPLCPAHGSVCSVNSTFCLLEAKALPGLIKLLHGEVHATAYEAIQTLSTLVLEEFPQRGARVLHENNTIRSLLDILNWGTDSLKAEALGLLEKVFVSKEMVEYYGTTARSRLIGLTGMNIYGDGHLRRKAAKVLSLLERYSKSSSSAISGVLE; translated from the exons ATGGTTGGGTTGGAGCTCGTTCCCATAGGTACAATTCTGACATTGGTAACTTCACAAATCTTGAAAACAGCTCAAGCAGCATCTGATGTTCTTGTTGGTAAAGAAAGTTTCAAGGCCCTTTCAAAACATCTATTTGATATTGAGCCAGTGCTGAAGGAATTGCAGCTTCAAGAATTGAATGACTCTCAAGCCGCAAGAGTTGCTCTGGAGTCTCTTGAAGCAGATGTTAAGAAGGCAAATAATTTGGTGGAAAAGTATAGGAACCGTGGCCGTTTTTACTTACTGATTAAGTGTCGATCAATTGTTGAGGAGGTTGAACAAGTCACAAGGGATATTGGAAAGTCTCTGGCTGCATTGTCTATTGCAAATACTGAAGTCCTATCAAGAATTTCTGATCAGGTGAATAGATTGCAAAATGAGATGCAAAGGGTGGAGTTTGAGGCTTCCCAGTCCCAGATTCAAATTGTTGACAAGTTAAACCAGGGACTTAGAGAACAGAAACTAGATCAGGCTTTTGCAAATGACATGTTAGAGGAGATAGCAAGGGCAGTTGGGGTGCCAGTGGAACCCTCGGAGATAAGCAAAGAGTTGGCTAGCATtaggaaggaaaaagaagaagcttctgaaaggaaagaaagagctGAATGTGTTCTTTTGGATCAGATCATTCAGTTACTCTCTCGAGCTGATGCTGCAAGGGATTATGAAGAAGTAGAGAGGCAATACTTTGAAAGGGTTAAGGTGATAGAGAGATATGGTTCAAGGGAAAAATATATCCCCCCACTCAATTCTTTCCATTGTTCTATTACTGGAGCTGTTATGGAAGATCCTGTCAGCCTTTGCACTGGTACTACATGTGAGAGACATGCTATTGAAACTTGGTTTTACGATGGCAACAGGAAAGACCCAGAAACTAAAGAGGTTCTTGAAGATACTACCTTGAGGTCTAACATTCCTCTAAGACAATCTATTGAAGAATGGAGAGAACTTAATTATTGTCTGACAATAAGGTCTATCAgagaaaatttattatcatcTTCTGACCTGCAAGAATCCTTGACCCAAATGCAGGATCTTGTAAGAAAGAATTCTATTAACAAGGATTGGATTTCTATAGGAGAGCTTACTGATATTGTTATCTCTATCCTTGGGAACTCTGATGACAAAGAAGTAAAGAGGAAGATTTTGATAACTTTGAAGGATGCCGTTGAGGGGAATACACGAAACAAG gAGAAAGTGGCTGAATCTCAAGGATGGGATCACATTCTTTCCTGCTTAGGGAGTGACTCTAGCATTTCCAAGGAAGCAATTGATCTGCTATATGAACTCCTTCAAGAACAATCTGGTTGGAATCAATATCTCTGTAAAAAGCTTTGTGAAAATCGCACTGCAGTTTGGTCCCTTGTTGCCCTTCTAAAGAATCTTTCCAGCCAGTCTTCCGAAGTTGCCGAAAAGATTTTGATGAAGCTTTTTGAACTAAACGAGGAAACCATTACTATTGCTGCTAATTTTGGCTGGTACAAACCACTTGTTGATCGCATGATTGAAG GACCAGATTCAAGAATATCAATGACAAAAGCCATTGTTAATTTGGAGTTGAATGCTTCAAACTTGAAAATCCTTGGCAACGAAGGAGTTATACCTCCTTTGCTAGAAATGCTGTCGGGAAGCGCTGAATCAAAAGACTTGTCATTGTCAGCCCTGATTAAATTAGCGGGATCTCATGGTAATAAAGGAATTATTGCTGCATCTGGAGGAGTTCCTCTTATTCTAGATTTAATGTTCTCTCCTCGGACACGGGCATTCATCATCATTAAATGCTCTGAAATCATCGAGAAGCTTTCTTCAAATGGTGATGGAATTGATTTCTTCGTTGATGGAGAGGGAAAACAGCTTGAGTTAGATTCCATCATCACCAAAGTACTAGCTTTGCAGCAGAGTTCCAGCTTAGGTCCTAACATACGTAAGCCTGCGCTGCGTGCACTTCTTGGCATTTGCAAATTTGAGACTGATTTGGTTAAGAAAGCAATTCTTGCAGCCAACGGTGTATCTCTAATTCTTCCACTTCTTGACGATCCCGACTCAGAAATCAGGGAGACCTCCATAATTCTACTCTATCTTTTCTCTCAACACGAGCCAGAAGGAGTAGTTGAATACCTTTTCAAGCCTAGGAGGCTTGAAGCCTTGATTGGATTTCTTGAGAATGAGGAGAATGATAATGTACAGATGGCTGCTGCTGGTTTACTTGCTAACCTGCCAAAATCAGAACGAGAACTCACTATGAAGTTGATTGAGCTGGGTGGACTTGACGCAATCATAAGCATTTTGAAAACTGGCAAAATGGAAGCAAAAGAAAATGCTCTCAGTGCACTCTTCAGGTTCACAGACCCTACAAATATTGAGTCACAGCAAGATCTGGTTAAACGCGGAATATACCCTTTGCTTGTAGATTTTCTCAACACTGGCTCAGTCACGGCAAAGGCAAGAGCAGCAGCTTTCATCGGTGATCTTTCGATCAGCACTCCAAAGCTCACAGTTATTCCAAAGCCAACTGGTTGCTGGCTTTTCAGATCATCACGTGTTCCTTTGTGTCCAGCACATGGGAGTGTATGCAGTGTGAACAGCACATTTTGTCTTTTGGAGGCTAAGGCTTTACCTGGTTTGATAAAGCTATTACATGGGGAGGTTCATGCCACTGCTTATGAAGCAATACAGACACTTTCCACATTGGTTTTGGAAGAATTTCCTCAAAGGGGAGCTCGTGTCTTGCATGAGAATAATACAATAAGATCCTTATTGGACATTTTGAACTGGGGAACTGATTCTCTCAAGGCAGAAGCTCTAGGACTGTTAGAGAAGGTGTTTGTGTCAAAGGAAATGGTAGAATATTATGGAACAACAGCTAGATCACGTCTTATTGGTTTGACTGGCATGAATATATATGGAGATGGTCACCTCAGGAGAAAGGCTGCCAAAGTACTATCATTGCTTGAACGCTATTCAAAGTCGTCATCATCTGCCATCTCCGGTGTTCTGGAGTGA